The Fusobacterium necrophorum subsp. necrophorum genome has a window encoding:
- a CDS encoding phosphoethanolamine transferase has protein sequence MELLYEMLIQNGKILFFLLWLHMGINIFVWRIEHGKFEKRIFEKSVNSFFFLFFVNAILLFFPYVSYVYATILTILCFSEALFYFEYRSLFTSNTFLVLQETNVQESKEFLKEILSFRFFRNCFLLFLLVFLVPYFLVWGMREWNFDTFQYFWSAIFLFSCVIFLQAQLPRKRKRYYSYLPLLRILKAYSDARQQRKENELSLEEQQKIEILIEKAENKADTLIFVIGESASRNYLEIYGSYLKNTPYMCKRKEERNLFIFEDVISSESLTAISIPNMLTFKNYEREEAWYQCPNLISILSKAGYETYWISNQSKNETIGRVFSSLSTSSFFVEDLKNNEEGYDEILIKKGLEILKDSGKKAIFFHLSGSHNSYVKRYPKSWGMDTIESILGQQKKKIKKYIAEYSNSLRYTDYVLNSIIQKFEKENMLCFYLSDHAEEMYESRNVRGHAGDGGSRYMVEIPMFLYLSPSFQKQKPELVNICEQRKKSSYMTDDIIHTVLGILGIQTPDYEEERDFLSLKFNSSRKRMYQGKDYDSFWKIQFSKKGE, from the coding sequence ATGGAATTATTATATGAAATGTTGATACAAAATGGAAAAATTTTATTTTTTTTATTATGGCTTCATATGGGAATAAATATATTTGTTTGGAGAATAGAACATGGGAAATTTGAAAAACGGATTTTTGAAAAATCTGTAAATTCTTTTTTCTTTTTGTTTTTTGTCAATGCTATTTTATTATTTTTTCCTTATGTTTCCTATGTCTATGCTACAATTTTAACTATTTTATGTTTTTCAGAAGCTTTATTTTATTTCGAATACCGGTCTTTATTTACGAGTAATACATTTTTGGTATTGCAAGAAACCAATGTGCAAGAAAGTAAAGAATTTTTAAAAGAGATCCTTTCGTTTCGATTTTTTAGAAATTGTTTCTTATTATTTTTGCTTGTCTTTTTGGTGCCTTATTTTTTAGTATGGGGAATGAGAGAATGGAATTTTGATACATTCCAATATTTTTGGAGTGCTATTTTTCTATTTTCCTGTGTTATTTTTTTGCAAGCACAACTTCCCAGAAAAAGAAAACGATATTATTCGTATCTTCCTTTGCTTAGAATTTTGAAAGCTTATTCGGATGCCAGACAACAAAGAAAAGAAAATGAATTGTCTTTAGAAGAACAACAAAAAATAGAAATTTTAATAGAAAAGGCAGAAAATAAAGCAGATACTTTGATTTTTGTCATTGGAGAGTCTGCTTCCAGAAATTATTTGGAGATTTACGGTTCTTATCTGAAAAATACTCCCTATATGTGCAAGAGAAAAGAAGAGAGAAATTTATTTATTTTTGAAGATGTTATTTCTTCAGAGTCTTTGACAGCAATTTCCATTCCGAATATGTTGACATTTAAAAACTATGAAAGGGAAGAAGCATGGTATCAATGTCCCAATCTTATTTCTATTTTGAGTAAGGCAGGATATGAAACCTATTGGATTTCAAATCAGTCTAAAAATGAAACAATAGGAAGAGTCTTCTCCTCTTTGTCCACTTCTTCTTTTTTTGTAGAAGACCTTAAAAATAATGAGGAAGGTTATGATGAAATTTTGATAAAAAAAGGCTTGGAAATTTTAAAAGATTCCGGGAAAAAAGCAATCTTTTTTCATCTTTCAGGGAGTCATAATTCCTATGTCAAAAGATATCCCAAGTCTTGGGGAATGGATACCATAGAAAGTATTCTTGGACAACAGAAAAAAAAAATAAAAAAATATATTGCAGAATACAGCAATTCTTTACGTTACACAGACTATGTGTTAAATTCCATCATTCAGAAATTTGAAAAAGAAAATATGCTTTGTTTTTATCTTTCCGATCATGCAGAGGAAATGTATGAGAGTAGAAATGTGAGGGGACATGCCGGAGATGGAGGGAGTCGCTATATGGTTGAAATTCCGATGTTTTTGTATCTAAGTCCTTCTTTTCAAAAACAGAAGCCTGAACTTGTAAATATCTGTGAACAACGGAAAAAAAGTTCTTATATGACAGATGATATTATTCATACAGTCTTGGGAATATTGGGAATTCAAACTCCGGATTATGAAGAAGAACGAGATTTTTTGTCTCTAAAATTCAATTCGAGCAGAAAAAGAATGTATCAGGGAAAGGATTATGACAGTTTTTGGAAAATACAATTTTCAAAGAAAGGAGAATAG
- a CDS encoding glycosyltransferase family 9 protein, producing MRKYRLAIGRYLWDRKLHKEHIVEGNFIENNGIRSILFLRQDGKVGDMVVHTMIFRAIKEQYPNIKIGVITKGAARGIIENNPNVDKIYQFEKEKSKIQKLARQIAEEKYDLLVDFSIMLRVRDMMLISLCKARYTIGVNREDWKLFDLNVSFDFHSHITDLYGAFLTKIGVEYHSTKYEIFSEALKLETQNRVIVLNPYASNRHRSLSDEMVVKIGREMLQYKKIEIYIVGESSKKTSLTEIARNIGDKAKYYPTKSILDLVSLIQRADLIVSPDTAAVHIASAFDKKIISVYLEDNEEIYYAKMWAPNSSQAKIIYANHENMDWFAWEEMERYLRMMLEGEKNESKV from the coding sequence ATGAGAAAATATCGTCTGGCAATCGGGAGATATCTTTGGGATAGAAAGTTACACAAAGAACATATTGTAGAAGGGAATTTTATTGAAAACAACGGGATTCGTTCCATTCTCTTTTTAAGACAGGACGGAAAAGTAGGAGATATGGTGGTTCATACTATGATTTTCCGAGCGATTAAGGAACAATATCCGAATATAAAAATTGGAGTCATTACCAAAGGGGCTGCAAGAGGAATCATTGAGAACAATCCCAATGTGGATAAGATTTATCAGTTTGAAAAAGAAAAATCGAAAATTCAAAAATTGGCAAGGCAAATTGCAGAAGAAAAATATGATTTGCTGGTGGACTTCAGTATTATGTTACGAGTCCGAGATATGATGTTGATTTCGTTATGCAAGGCAAGGTATACTATTGGAGTCAACCGAGAGGATTGGAAATTATTCGATTTGAACGTTTCTTTTGATTTTCACAGTCATATTACCGATTTATACGGAGCTTTTCTCACGAAAATTGGAGTGGAGTATCATTCCACAAAGTATGAAATTTTTAGTGAAGCATTGAAATTGGAAACTCAAAATAGAGTCATTGTATTAAATCCCTATGCTTCGAATCGGCATCGAAGTCTGTCTGATGAAATGGTTGTCAAAATAGGACGGGAAATGTTACAATATAAAAAGATAGAAATCTATATTGTAGGTGAAAGTTCTAAAAAAACATCTTTGACAGAAATTGCAAGGAATATAGGAGACAAAGCGAAATATTATCCTACAAAAAGTATTTTAGATTTGGTATCTTTGATACAAAGAGCGGACTTGATTGTCAGCCCTGACACGGCGGCGGTTCATATTGCTTCCGCTTTTGATAAAAAAATTATCAGTGTGTATTTAGAGGATAATGAAGAAATTTACTATGCGAAAATGTGGGCTCCTAACTCCTCACAGGCAAAAATCATTTATGCGAATCATGAAAATATGGATTGGTTTGCTTGGGAAGAAATGGAACGGTATTTAAGAATGATGTTAGAAGGAGAGAAAAATGAAAGTAAAGTTTAA
- a CDS encoding ATP-binding protein — MKVKFKNLGPIKNGEFDIRDLKNINLIVGPNNSGKTYLTYLIYTIYKVMSRITLRKCSMIEKISKEENITITEEDYQEIISNYCNSFEKSIKRNLPFVFHTQGDFFKDFEVKISLEEEKSFLKELEGSLTAYSIRRNMFIHVIKKQDRLEFSMLPSEEKIGMEDIETGNLLKFRSKYGISLITDFLKETEITELIVTVLDSFFGNYLFKNANIVSFPAERSGGALFYKQLLQERSDVLRTLEIKKIRGSFDKISRYSEPINDYIKFLNFSRDFQENKKRDIFLKASKNIQDILGGDIEIKENDIIYKCQNQKELNMELVSSTVKSLAGFFLYLKYRAKKGDIVIIDEPELNLHPENQRKLFRLFALLSNLGIHFILSTHSPIIISELNNELLFQNIKKEKENLEELEQEYRIHKEDYGLEVEKVNIWFLHDGSMELLDKKEGRIDVDTFDNITGEMYNLYNDLLFQGE; from the coding sequence ATGAAAGTAAAGTTTAAAAACTTAGGTCCAATTAAAAATGGAGAATTTGATATAAGAGATTTGAAGAATATCAACCTTATTGTAGGACCCAATAATTCTGGAAAGACCTATCTAACTTACTTGATTTATACTATTTATAAAGTTATGTCGAGAATTACATTAAGAAAATGTTCCATGATAGAGAAAATTTCTAAAGAAGAAAATATTACAATTACCGAAGAAGACTATCAAGAAATAATATCAAATTATTGTAATAGTTTTGAAAAAAGTATAAAAAGAAACCTACCTTTTGTGTTTCATACACAAGGAGATTTCTTCAAAGACTTTGAAGTTAAAATCAGCTTAGAGGAAGAAAAAAGTTTTTTGAAAGAGTTGGAAGGGTCTTTAACAGCATATAGTATCAGGCGAAATATGTTTATTCATGTTATAAAGAAACAAGATAGGTTAGAATTTTCTATGCTTCCTTCTGAAGAAAAAATTGGAATGGAAGATATTGAAACAGGAAATCTCTTAAAATTTCGATCAAAATATGGAATATCTCTTATAACAGATTTTTTAAAGGAGACCGAGATAACAGAGTTGATAGTTACAGTGTTGGATTCTTTTTTTGGGAACTATTTGTTTAAAAATGCTAATATTGTTTCTTTTCCGGCAGAACGTAGTGGAGGAGCTTTATTTTATAAACAATTATTACAAGAACGAAGCGATGTATTGAGGACACTGGAGATAAAAAAAATAAGAGGATCTTTTGATAAAATATCTCGCTATTCAGAGCCAATTAATGACTATATTAAGTTTTTAAATTTTAGTCGAGATTTTCAAGAAAATAAGAAAAGGGATATTTTTTTGAAGGCAAGTAAAAATATTCAGGATATTTTAGGAGGAGATATTGAAATTAAAGAAAATGATATTATCTATAAATGTCAAAATCAAAAAGAATTAAATATGGAATTGGTTTCTTCTACTGTAAAAAGTTTAGCAGGCTTTTTTCTATATTTAAAATATAGGGCAAAAAAAGGAGATATCGTCATTATTGATGAACCAGAATTGAATCTTCATCCTGAAAATCAAAGAAAATTATTTAGACTCTTTGCCCTATTATCAAACTTAGGAATACATTTTATTTTGAGTACACATAGTCCTATTATCATTAGCGAATTGAATAATGAATTATTATTTCAGAATATAAAAAAAGAAAAAGAAAATTTAGAAGAATTGGAGCAAGAGTACCGGATTCATAAGGAAGATTACGGATTGGAAGTAGAAAAAGTAAATATTTGGTTTTTACATGATGGAAGTATGGAATTGTTGGATAAAAAAGAAGGAAGGATAGATGTTGATACTTTCGATAATATAACAGGAGAAATGTATAATTTATATAATGATTTATTATTTCAAGGAGAATAA
- a CDS encoding polysaccharide deacetylase family protein — MKKQKIEVPILMYHQFKEDMNHVGNSIATYVTRKQFEWHLRTLKFLGYETITFRDLEKIGLENRFKKRYIILTVDDGYQDNYEILFPLLKKYQMKAVIYLVSDSYNRWDVEEYGVDKNPMMKEEQVREMIESGLVEFGGHTLHHCNFHVVDEKTARQEIVENKRELEEKYGISLTSFAYPYGHVTEMAKKIVKEVGYRFAVSTSTGTGIITDDLYEMRRTSIDRTSVWRFLKRISGRYSVYKGKKWMRQQEG; from the coding sequence ATGAAAAAACAAAAAATAGAAGTTCCAATATTGATGTATCACCAGTTTAAGGAAGATATGAATCATGTGGGAAACAGTATTGCAACCTATGTAACGAGAAAACAATTTGAATGGCACTTAAGAACCTTGAAATTTTTAGGCTATGAGACAATTACTTTTCGAGATTTAGAAAAAATAGGCTTAGAAAATCGTTTTAAAAAGAGATATATTATTTTAACGGTGGACGACGGATATCAAGATAACTATGAAATTTTGTTTCCTCTTTTGAAAAAATATCAAATGAAGGCAGTGATTTATTTGGTATCGGATAGTTATAATCGGTGGGATGTGGAAGAATATGGAGTGGACAAAAATCCTATGATGAAGGAAGAACAAGTTCGGGAAATGATAGAAAGCGGCTTGGTAGAATTTGGAGGTCATACTTTACATCATTGTAATTTTCATGTTGTAGATGAGAAGACTGCCAGGCAGGAAATCGTAGAAAATAAAAGAGAATTGGAAGAAAAGTATGGAATTTCACTCACTTCTTTTGCTTATCCCTATGGACATGTCACGGAAATGGCAAAAAAAATAGTGAAAGAAGTCGGATATCGATTTGCAGTTTCCACGTCAACAGGAACCGGAATTATCACAGATGATTTATATGAAATGAGAAGAACCAGTATTGACAGAACTTCCGTTTGGAGATTTTTAAAGCGAATTTCCGGAAGATATAGTGTGTATAAGGGGAAAAAATGGATGAGGCAACAAGAAGGATAA
- a CDS encoding lipopolysaccharide core heptose(II) kinase RfaY: MDEATRRIIREEYKGYVIHALEQYQDLGKKIIDGNYKTLDIYKDMERSFVSKIEVDGKCYIFKSPRSDVHQKRKRWQSFWKKGEAVTTLENIQELRALGCDFLVEVYVAVTKKKFFLEESFFLMEVIQEIPEEIRIWKEAMQNLAKLHRLGRYHGDFNPSNFCLTNNGVRFIDTQGKKDLFSNFRRAYDLLTIVADQYVYSFEKDILQYYPLEYKKIGWKFACWFRKIKYSKWIYRFRRIRRHRRERKWKKK, translated from the coding sequence ATGGATGAGGCAACAAGAAGGATAATAAGAGAAGAATACAAAGGCTATGTCATTCATGCTCTAGAACAATATCAAGATTTAGGGAAAAAGATTATTGATGGAAATTACAAAACATTGGATATTTATAAAGATATGGAACGGAGTTTTGTTTCAAAAATTGAAGTGGATGGTAAATGTTATATTTTTAAATCTCCTCGAAGTGATGTACATCAAAAAAGAAAGAGGTGGCAAAGTTTTTGGAAGAAAGGAGAAGCAGTCACTACTTTGGAAAATATTCAAGAACTACGTGCCTTGGGTTGTGATTTTTTAGTAGAAGTTTATGTGGCGGTAACCAAGAAAAAGTTTTTTTTAGAAGAGAGCTTTTTTTTAATGGAAGTCATCCAAGAGATTCCGGAAGAGATACGGATTTGGAAAGAAGCTATGCAAAATTTAGCGAAATTGCATCGATTGGGAAGATATCATGGGGATTTCAATCCTTCTAATTTTTGTTTGACCAACAATGGAGTACGATTTATTGATACACAAGGAAAAAAGGATCTTTTCAGTAATTTTCGAAGAGCTTATGACTTGTTGACTATTGTAGCGGATCAGTATGTGTATTCTTTTGAAAAAGATATACTTCAATATTATCCCTTAGAATATAAAAAAATAGGTTGGAAGTTTGCATGTTGGTTTCGTAAAATAAAATATTCAAAGTGGATTTATCGGTTTCGAAGAATACGAAGGCATAGAAGAGAAAGAAAATGGAAAAAAAAATGA
- the galE gene encoding UDP-glucose 4-epimerase GalE — MKTVLVTGGAGYIGSHAVVELLDQGYHVIVIDSLENGFLDVIDSRCKFYQGNLQDLPFLEQIFQENSIDCVMHFAAYIKIPESINNPNKYYSNNVYSTLCLLKIMQKYQVNKIIFSSTAAVYGEIQENRKVTEDFPTNPINPYGKSKLMAEEIIQDHAKVSPLCYAIFRYFNVAGAHEKYEIGQMDTESTALIPKLLQSYFHPEIPFSIFGTDYNTPDGTAIRDYIHVVDLVKAHIMAIPFLEKKQSGIFNLGSEKGYSVLFVFNTFLEIIQGKMAYQIQEKRAGDPSQVVASSQKASQLLGWKARYSLKEILESAFLWNQKNEKK; from the coding sequence ATGAAGACAGTTTTAGTAACCGGAGGTGCCGGCTATATAGGAAGCCATGCAGTTGTGGAATTATTGGATCAAGGTTATCATGTTATTGTCATAGATTCTCTAGAAAACGGATTCTTGGATGTAATAGATTCCCGCTGTAAATTCTACCAAGGAAATTTACAGGATCTTCCTTTCTTAGAGCAAATATTTCAGGAAAATTCAATTGACTGTGTCATGCATTTCGCTGCCTATATTAAAATTCCGGAAAGTATTAACAATCCAAATAAATATTACAGCAACAATGTTTACTCCACTTTATGTTTACTTAAAATAATGCAAAAATATCAAGTAAATAAGATTATTTTTTCATCCACTGCAGCTGTCTATGGAGAAATTCAAGAAAATAGAAAAGTAACGGAAGATTTTCCTACCAATCCTATCAATCCTTATGGCAAAAGCAAACTTATGGCTGAAGAAATTATCCAAGATCATGCAAAAGTTTCTCCATTATGCTATGCAATATTCCGATATTTTAATGTAGCAGGAGCTCATGAAAAATATGAAATCGGACAAATGGATACAGAATCTACTGCATTGATTCCAAAATTATTGCAATCCTATTTTCATCCAGAAATTCCGTTCTCTATCTTTGGAACTGACTACAATACTCCTGATGGAACTGCTATTCGAGATTATATTCATGTTGTTGATTTAGTAAAAGCTCATATAATGGCTATTCCGTTTTTAGAAAAAAAACAAAGTGGTATCTTCAATCTGGGAAGTGAAAAAGGATATTCGGTTTTATTCGTATTCAATACTTTTTTAGAGATAATTCAAGGAAAAATGGCATACCAAATTCAAGAAAAAAGGGCGGGGGATCCTTCTCAAGTAGTGGCATCCAGTCAAAAAGCTTCTCAACTCTTAGGTTGGAAAGCAAGATATTCCTTAAAAGAAATTTTAGAATCCGCTTTTCTATGGAATCAAAAAAATGAGAAAAAATAA
- a CDS encoding polysaccharide deacetylase family protein, with product MIKFLKKLWMKEIPILMYHRLVDNDEGKGVHSIYYDVHSFEKQLQYLQKNGFTTITFREYKELTEIQKKEKKYIILTFDDGYEDNYTLLFPLLQKYQMKAVIYLVSHLTCNQWDVEETNEKEFPLLKKEQILEMHASGLVEFGGHTMHHVKLHLLSPDEQEKEIKGNKIFLENLLGIELCSFAYPFGYLNQNAKNIVKELGYDYAVATDSGPFYIQDDLYEIRRIGIFAKTNMAKFKRRISGKHNLKKI from the coding sequence ATGATTAAATTCTTAAAAAAATTATGGATGAAAGAAATACCGATTCTAATGTATCATCGCCTTGTTGATAACGATGAAGGAAAGGGAGTTCACAGTATTTACTATGATGTCCATAGTTTTGAAAAACAATTACAATATTTACAAAAAAATGGTTTTACAACCATTACTTTCCGAGAATATAAAGAATTAACAGAAATACAAAAAAAAGAAAAAAAATATATTATTCTAACCTTTGATGACGGCTATGAAGATAACTACACTCTTCTTTTTCCATTGTTACAAAAATATCAGATGAAAGCCGTTATTTATCTTGTATCTCATTTAACTTGCAATCAATGGGATGTGGAAGAAACGAATGAAAAAGAATTCCCCTTGTTAAAAAAAGAACAAATTTTAGAAATGCATGCATCCGGTCTTGTAGAATTCGGAGGGCACACTATGCATCATGTGAAATTACATCTTTTGTCCCCTGACGAACAAGAAAAAGAGATAAAAGGAAATAAAATATTTTTAGAAAATCTGTTAGGAATTGAGCTTTGTTCCTTTGCCTATCCTTTTGGATATTTGAACCAAAATGCCAAAAATATTGTAAAAGAACTCGGTTATGATTATGCCGTTGCTACTGATTCAGGACCTTTCTATATTCAAGATGACCTCTATGAGATTCGAAGAATTGGAATTTTTGCAAAAACCAATATGGCAAAATTTAAAAGAAGAATCTCAGGAAAACATAATCTCAAAAAAATATAG
- a CDS encoding glycosyltransferase: MKKILFKGGTTNIGGVEKIQIEYINFLIEQNYDVKVIIENDYGKENVLEKYIHTQVQYLKDTSYTQKLNFLQEQRKNNLLAKIKYLFSRSREKNFLRNKIIRIYQEFQPDLVIDFDASLTKMICRLQQSKNLVWIHSSVSHWKRTPKKTARFLRRLEAYDKVVSICQEMEKEVVQLNPLLEKNSVYLYNPINFEKILQLSTEETTEIEKQEMKEKFLLSVARFDCIPKDFETLFQAFDYAKEQGYSGKLYLLGDGKDRNIVEELRLKTKYREDIVLLGWKENPYPWIKAADKLILSSRYEGFPTILLEGLVLEKEVLSSNCKTGPKEILAEGRGKLFEIGDIETLGKYILEMNSEKMISLEDFQSSAIFKKLLNILEEI; the protein is encoded by the coding sequence TTGAAGAAAATATTATTCAAAGGCGGCACTACCAATATCGGAGGAGTAGAAAAAATACAAATTGAATATATTAACTTTCTAATCGAGCAAAATTATGACGTAAAAGTGATTATTGAAAATGATTATGGTAAAGAAAATGTTCTGGAAAAGTATATTCATACACAAGTACAATATCTAAAAGATACTTCCTATACTCAAAAATTGAATTTTTTACAAGAACAAAGAAAAAATAACCTACTGGCAAAAATCAAATATCTCTTTTCTCGTTCTCGGGAAAAGAATTTTTTACGAAATAAAATAATACGAATCTATCAAGAGTTTCAACCGGATCTTGTCATTGATTTTGATGCAAGTCTAACAAAAATGATTTGTCGATTACAACAATCTAAAAATTTGGTTTGGATTCATAGCTCTGTTTCCCACTGGAAACGAACTCCAAAAAAAACGGCTCGATTTTTAAGACGCTTAGAAGCTTATGATAAAGTAGTTTCCATTTGTCAAGAAATGGAGAAAGAGGTCGTACAACTTAATCCTCTTTTAGAAAAGAATTCCGTTTATCTATACAATCCTATCAATTTTGAAAAAATCTTACAGCTATCTACTGAAGAAACAACAGAAATAGAAAAACAGGAAATGAAAGAAAAATTTTTGCTTTCCGTTGCTCGATTTGATTGTATTCCAAAAGATTTTGAAACACTATTTCAGGCATTTGACTACGCGAAAGAACAAGGATATTCCGGTAAACTATATCTTCTAGGAGATGGAAAAGATAGGAATATTGTAGAAGAGTTGCGATTAAAAACAAAATATAGAGAAGATATCGTCCTTCTGGGATGGAAAGAAAATCCCTATCCTTGGATTAAGGCTGCTGATAAACTAATCCTCTCTTCTCGCTATGAAGGCTTTCCCACTATACTACTGGAAGGATTGGTTTTAGAGAAAGAAGTCCTTAGTTCGAATTGCAAAACAGGACCTAAGGAAATTTTAGCAGAAGGAAGAGGAAAATTGTTTGAAATAGGAGATATAGAAACATTAGGAAAATATATATTGGAGATGAATTCAGAAAAAATGATTTCTTTAGAAGATTTCCAATCTTCTGCCATTTTTAAAAAATTATTAAATATTTTGGAGGAAATATGA